A stretch of the Panicum virgatum strain AP13 chromosome 9N, P.virgatum_v5, whole genome shotgun sequence genome encodes the following:
- the LOC120691811 gene encoding uncharacterized protein LOC120691811, with the protein MKRRQHRKNYPRGIRSAGGQTTLQSFLVKPRVVDNDVKPSPPRPPPEVGEEEEARICPPEPPKREIVRVIRTTIKEKASAFSSVGSAGKDGGGEAGGAVSAAVFKRFHTSAPVARAESNRAEAGEDGDIDFGGGGDVRLDVEEIGAASRPEPRIKRKSPLGGDEHGGDAKARRVVVLGDNPRPRPAWRRGRARPTRGGGEGEGEGSRALYNHYTSGGGWWHGDMEGVDGEEVGWTDDMWEGMGSVTLGGLEWH; encoded by the exons ATGAAGCGGCGGCAGCACCGGAAGAATTACCCGAGAGGGATCCGGTCGGCCGGCGGGCAGACCACGCTCCAATCCTTCCTCGTCAAGCCCAG GGTTGTCGATAATGATGTGAAACcctcgccgccacggccgccgccggaggtgggggaggaggaggaggcgcggatcTGCCCGCCAGAGCCGCCGAAGCGGGAGATCGTCAGAGTCATCAGGACGaccatcaaggagaaggcgagCGCGTTCTCGTCGGTGGGCTCCGCGGGGAAGGacgggggcggcgaggccggcggcgctgtgAGCGCGGCGGTGTTCAAGCGGTTTCACACTTCAGCCCCGGTGGCGAGAGCGGAGAGCAACCGCGCGGAGGCAGGGGAAGACGGCGACATCGActtcggcggcggaggcgacgtcCGGCTGGACGTCGAGGAGATTGGGGCGGCGAGCCGCCCCGAACCCAGGATTAAGCGGAAGAGCCCCCTCG GCGGCGACGAGCACGGGGGCGACGCCAAGGCCAGGCGCGTGGTGGTGCTCGGCGACAACccgaggccgcggccggcgtggaggcgggggcGCGCCAGGCccacccgcggcggcggcgagggcgagggcgagggcagCCGCGCCCTGTACAACCACT ACACGAgcgggggcggttggtggcacGGCGACATGGAGGGCGTGGACGGCGAGGAGGTCGGCTGGACCGACGACATGTGGGAGGGAATGGGCTCCGTCACGCTCGGCGGCTTGGAGTGGCACtag
- the LOC120688874 gene encoding uncharacterized protein LOC120688874 → MADPPLAGAERSPANLSFPSPISSSGAVAKDTAPLAPTKALKTAARATPHSAPQPPPVDIVAEGPKQPNRLERRGTGAMLVRVASKQPLRATPWGRPVRAAQTVAEVEADRSDADSAARPVIEEGAGGDVQEHPTGETERLRDISHKKSAEMTRLYSQVRWLGQHNAGLVLQNIDANTKMRRERARHGRGARRVRAGHRGAVARGGGGGRGEAARRSGGGPGAGGEAGAGGRRGAGRQGARRARGRGRRALARQCARRGLRGGRGRRPVQGRGAPPQGPGAAAAAPPPPGKNAGSSSPLQLVLRELRCDHGATLFSARVAAGHLSIDAVLLLLLPGRRQALPRLLSSCCDTDVPGGDVAADIRSLNRKLQVILKEKNRLQLRSFLGDHHHAAAPSHRQAPRTRAPGGGIVGSRIEDDAAGLVRQLTEADGQAGCAVVAIVGPDGIGKTTLATKVYGSERVRRRFGARAWARVPREYTEAGLLAQVIDSFGGGTTGGESFADLERTLVRLVGKRRFLLVLDDVRRGGVWEDVLRRPLQGAGRGSRVLATARHGSIAREMGAGHVYRVKRLGADDGWLLLRAASRVADDAAADELKDAGERVAEKCGGVPLAIKAVAGVLRTRGASAGEWAEVLARPAWLVKGLPEDAMKPLYLCYDLPCHLKQCFLYCSLFPSDHAMDRRVLVQQWIAEGFVQIRPEAGVEEVAEEYYYELVSRDLLQPAEEDEHGVAARCTMHDMLRALAQLLAQGEGLAGDSYRLLVDGDASFAPRRVSFPKRDLAVIPEKILKLEGLRTLLLQKNPLAIEGSTFTRLEHLRLLDLSETAVEVVPDNLGNLVYLRFLNLSHTRIQAIPESIGNLWSLKFLLLRGCKSLHTLPKGIEHLRGLRDLDLAGTVIDEAAFRVGHLRSLTTLLCFAVTSREARAAQDMSGWPLDELKNLSQLRTLHIQKLEKAAGRSEATEMSLAAKKGLRELELSCSGTVKPLQTPEFVRKIEDIFEEMNPPLCLQSLKLVNYFGTRFPRWLSVTFLPNLRDLDIVGCNFCQSFPPLGRLPELRSLYIADSSALKDIGAEFMGTNQPHQVSFPKLENLRLQGLQQLKTWRDIEPGALPSLHVLQLESCPKLQHLPAGLIHVTSLTVLRIADMANLQAVDDISTLRELSAWNTPRLKRISNLPSLEDINMCHCPVLEIVENVDGLRTVHIFDHDLQEMPRWIEAHASKLQSLNFTSTVGLVKRCLVDGPDWPVIKDIKEVHGYSIGSSYIYYTRSPYVFESNVNAEDNLDAKENSADPDNVDDVSVSSSGTGYLEIRGFFDSKAVESGSTRTEDNDSHRNMERSMPRFTCRGLHKLAEVFPEDDEDEDEADSIVLFPTDPTRGATVLVRGHPAVTDVHTNNDDLGSLSRKITHESRAITNDGTHDAIGRSVFTRRGPVTINDVSSDAGTDADTYVTKSAASIGRNLVREGSRAISITEIDQALNFSTLQSKEHTSKKGEDITADVNNAEDISLAHSKQIRFKEGKDFAETTTATFCSSNMVFQKHIKNQTANSANGSANATPMPENPSREEASKKSTGVIGSSLIHEASHKVSVTATTQGLDATSLCSKQQPPNKGEESFVAPFAATAVDQKEDSNKSSPVKLNDEEYKAISAAETNCDSGSCKQPTSLASRNQQTHKMQQTVFAHPSDDLSMGSGIPKEAISKCAVGSVKDSSVETAKSIIPTMSRPMRTASHAIDVTEALIIPEAMTASRFPSNAAVSHGGTQDDVPCTIDAKEDDSHQAPKVYTAIWADTDTDTLRARLLDSMQHLRRMASRRRHRRRKHGSKNKWRIGPAVVALLLLVSVVQLLFILWLCRRLPNQN, encoded by the exons ATGGCGGACCCGCCCCTCGCGGGGGCGGAGCGAAG TCCTGCTAACCTCAGCTTTCCTTCCCCGATTTCCAGCTCCGGGGCCGTTGCCAAGGACACAGCCCCGCTCGCACCGACCAAAGCCCTCAAGACCGCGGCGCGGGCCACGCCGCactcggcgccgcagcccccgcccgtCGACATCGTGGCGGAGGGGCCCAAGCAGCCCAACAGGCTCGAGCGCCGGGGAACAGGGGCGATGCTGGTCAGAGTGGCGTCGAAGCAGCCACTCAGGGCGACACCGTGGgggaggccggtcagggcggcGCAGACGGTCGCCGAAGTCGAGGCCGATCGGAGCGACGcggatagcgccgcccggccggtcatAGAGGAAGGAGCTGGTGGGGATGTGCAGGAGCACCCCACCGGAGAAAcggag cggctgagggacatctcgcaCAAGAAGAGCGCCGAAatgacccggctgtactctCAAGTGCGCTGGCTTGGTCAGCACAATGCTGGCTTGGTGCTCcagaacatcgacgccaacaccaagatg CGGAGGGAGAGAGCCAGGCATGGCCGCGGTGCTCGGCGCGTTCGTGCCGGACACCGCGGTGCGGTGGCGCGGGGTGGTGGCGGGGGACGTGGCGAGGCGGCTCGGCGTAGCGGTGGAGGCCCGGGCGCTGGCGGGGAGGCTGGAGcgggcgggcgccgcggcgcgggacgccaaggcgcgcgccgcgcgcggggaCGAGGGCGCCGCGCGCTGGCTCGCCAATGTGCGCGCCGCGGCCTACGAGGCGGACGCGGCCGCCGACCGGTGCAGGgtcgcggcgcgccgccgcagggcccgggagcagcagcagcagccccaccaccaccaggcaAGAATGCAGGATCGTCATCGCCGCTTCAATTAGTTCTCCGCGAACTGCGATGCGATCATGGCGCTACCTTGTTCAGCGCCCGTGTCGCAGCAGGTCATCTGTCGATTGACGCGGTCCTCCTTTTGCTTCTTCCTGGTCGGCGGCAGGCTCTTCCTCGGCTGCTGTCCTCCTGCTGCGACACGGACGTgcccggcggcgacgtcgccgCCGACATCAGGAGCCTGAACCGGAAGCTGCAGGTCATCCTCAAGGAGAAGAACCGGCTGCAGCTCCGCTCATTCCTCGGcgaccaccaccacgccgcGGCACCGAGTCaccggcaagctccgaggaccCGGGCACCTGGCGGCGGCATCGTCGGCTCAAGGATCGAGGACGACGCGGCCGGGCTCGTCCGACAGCTGACGGAGGCGGACGGGCAGGCCGGCTGCGCGGTCGTCGCCATCGTCGGCCCCGACGGCATTGGAAAGACCACGCTCGCCACCAAAGTGTACGGCAGCGAGAGGGTGCGGCGCCGCTTCGGGGCAAGGGCATGGGCGCGCGTCCCAAGGGAGTACACCGAGGCCGGCCTGCTCGCGCAGGTCATCGACTCGttcggcggcggcacgacggGTGGCGAGAGCTTCGCCGACCTCGAGCGGACGCTGGTGAGGCTGGTGGGGAAGAGGAGGTTCCTGCTCGTGCTGGACGacgtgcggcgcggcggggtgTGGGAGGACGTGCTGCGGCGGCCGCTCCAGGGCGCGGGGCGCGGCAGCAGGGTGCTCGCCACGGCGCGGCACGGGAGCATCGCTCGGGAGATGGGCGCCGGCCACGTCTACCGCGTGAAGAGGCTGGGCGCCGACGATGGCTGGCTGCTGCTCCGCGCGGCCTCCCGTGTGGCCGACGACGCCGCGGCCGACGAGCTAAAGGACGCCGGCGAGAGGGTCGCCGAGAAATGCGGCGGCGTGCCGCTGGCGATAaaggccgtcgccggcgtcctgAGGACACGGGGAGCGAGCGCCGGGGAGTGGGCGGAGGTGCTCGCGCGCCCGGCGTGGCTGGTGAAGGGGCTCCCTGAGGACGCCATGAAGCCGCTCTACCTGTGCTACGACCTGCCGTGCCACCTCAAGCAGTGCTTCCTCTACTGCTCACTATTCCCATCTGACCACGCCATGGACAGGCGCGTGCTCGTGCAGCAGTGGATAGCAGAAGGCTTCGTGCAGATCAGACCAGAAGCCGGCGTcgaggaggtggcggaggaGTACTACTACGAGCTCGTCAGCAGGGACCTTCTCCAGCCGGCGGAGGAAGATGAGCATGGCGTCGCCGCCCGGTGCACCATGCACGACATGCTGCGAGCTCTGGCGCAGCTGCTCGCACAGGGTGAGGGCTTGGCCGGCGACTCGTACCGGCTGTTGGTCGACGGCGACGCCTCGTTCGCGCCGCGCCGTGTTTCGTTCCCGAAAAGAGACCTGGCTGTGATACCGGAGAAGATTCTGAAGTTAGAGGGGCTAAGAACGCTGCTACTTCAGAAGAACCCACTGGCAATTGAAGGAAGCACCTTCACAAGAttggagcatctgagactcttGGACCTCAGCGAAACAGCAGTAGAAGTCGTTCCTGATAACTTGGGGAATCTTGTGTACCTGAGGTTCCTGAACCTGTCTCACACAAGGATTCAGGCAATTCCAGAATCCATTGGCAATCTGTGGAGCCTGAAATTCCTTCTGCTAAGAGGGTGCAAGTCACTGCACACCCTGCCGAAAGGGATAGAGCATCTCAGAGGGCTCAGAGACCTTGACCTGGCCGGCACAGTGATCGACGAAGCGGCATTCAGGGTAGGCCATCTGAGAAGCCTCACAACACTCCTGTGCTTTGCTGTGACGAGCAGGGAGGCGCGAGCTGCGCAGGATATGAGCGGGTGGCCGCTGGATGAGCTCAAGAACTTGTCTCAGCTGAGAACACTGCACATACAGAAGCTCGAGAAGGCTGCTGGTCGATCAGAGGCAACTGAGATGTCGCTTGCAGCCAAGAAAGGCCTCAGGGAGCTCGAGCTATCGTGCAGCGGCACTGTCAAGCCGCTTCAGACACCGGAATTCGTCAGAAAGATCGAGGATATCTTTGAAGAGATGAATCCACCATTGTGTCTACAGTCACTGAAGCTTGTAAATTACTTTGGGACAAGGTTCCCAAGATGGCTGTCGGTGACCTTCCTGCCAAATCTCCGGGATCTGGACATCGTCGGGTGCAACTTCTGCCAGTCTTTTCCTCCATTAGGCCGTCTGCCAGAACTGAGATCGTTGTACATAGCAGACTCTTCAGCTCTGAAGGATATTGGTGCAGAGTTCATGGGTACTAATCAACCTCACCAGGTGTCATTTCCGAAGCTAGAAAACCTGCGCTTGCAAGGGCTGCAGCAGCTCAAGACATGGAGGGACATCGAGCCAGGGGCATTGCCATCTCTGCATGTACTTCAGCTTGAGAGCTGCCCCAAGCTGCAGCATCTTCCTGCAGGCCTCATACATGTTACATCCTTGACTGTGCTGCGCATAGCGGATATGGCGAACCTCCAGGCTGTGGATGACATTTCTACACTGAGGGAATTGAGCGCTTGGAACACTCCCAGATTGAAGAGAATATCAAACCTGCCTTCCCTTGAAGACATCAACATGTGCcactgccctgtgctggagattgTGGAGAACGTTGATGGATTACGAACAGTGCACATCTTCGATCATGATTTGCAGGAAatgcccaggtggatcgaggcACATGCTTCCAAGCTACAATCATTGAATTTTACAAGCACAGTTGGGCTAGTGAAAAGGTGCTTGGTTGATGGTCCCGACTGGCCTGTTATCAAGGACATCAAGGAAGTTCATGGGTACTCCATTGGTTCCAGTTACATATACTATACAAGGAGCCCTTATGTCTTTGAGAGCAATGTGAATGCTGAAGATAACCTCGACGCCAAAGAGAATTCAGCAGATCCTGATAATGTTGATGATGTTTCAGTTTCATCTTCAGGTACTGGTTACCTAGAAATCAGAGGCTTCTTTGACTCAAAAGCAGTGGAGTCAGGTTCTACCAGGACAGAAGACAATGACTCCCATAGGAACATGGAGAGGTCCATGCCGAGGTTCACTTGCCGTGGCTTGCATAAGCTAGCAGAAGTTTTTCCTGAAGATGACgaagatgaggatgaagctGATTCAATTGTACTGTTCCCTACGGATCCAACCAGAGGTGCAACAGTTCTGGTTAGAGGCCATCCTGCTGTCACTGATGTTCATACTAACAATGATGATCTGGGTTCATTGTCAAGAAAGATAACTCATGAGTCTCGAGCAATAACCAATGATGGAACACATGATGCCATTGGTAGGTCGGTTTTCACAAGAAGAGGGCCGGTAACAATAAATGATGTTTCTTCTGATGCTGGCACTGATGCAGATACTTATGTTACCAAATCTGCTGCTTCAATTGGTCGCAACTTGGTCCGAGAAGGGTCTCGAGCAATCAGCATTACTGAAATCGATCAAGCTTTGAACTTCAGTACTCTTCAAAGTAAGGAACATACATCAAAGAAAGGAGAAGACATCACAGCTGATGTTAACAATGCTGAAGATATTAGCCTAGCTCATTCCAAGCAAATAAGATTCAAAGAAGGAAAAGATTTTGCTGAGACAACTACAGCTACTTTCTGTTCATCCAATATGGTATTCCAGAAACATATTAAGAATCAGACTGCAAATTCTGCAAATGGAAGCGCAAATGCAACTCCAATGCCAGAAAATCCGTCACGCGAAGAAGCATCTAAAAAATCTACTGGTGTCATCGGTAGCAGTTTAATCCATGAAGCATCACATAAAGTCTCTGTTACCGCAACTACTCAAGGTTTGGACGCCACTTCACTCTGCAGCAAACAACAGCCACCCAACAAAGGGGAAGAAAGTTTTGTTGCTCCTTTTGCTGCTACTGCTGTTGATCAGAAGGAAGACAGTAACAAAAGTTCACCAGTCAAGCTAAATGATGAAGAATACAAAGCAATCAGTGCCGCTGAAACTAATTGTGATTCTGGGTCTTGCAAACAGCCCACCAGCTTGGCGTCCAGAAACCAACAGACACATAAGATGCAACAGACTGTTTTTGCACATCCAAGTGATGACCTCAGCATGGGGAGCGGAATCCCTAAGGAAGCTATCAGCAAATGTGCGGTTGGCTCAGTGAAAGATTCATCTGTTGAAACAGCCAAGAGCATCATTCCCACTATGTCCAGGCCAATGCGCACTGCATCTCATGCCATTGATGTCACTGAAGCACTGATTATACCAGAAGCCATGACGGCAAGCAGATTCCCATCCAATGCGGCAGTGAGCCACGGTGGTACTCAAGACGACGTGCCGTGCACCATCGACGCCAAGGAAGACGACTCTCACCAGGCGCCAAAGGTGTACACGGCCATCTGGGCTGACACCGACACGGATACCCTGCGCGCCCGGTTACTCGACTCGATGCAGCACCTGCGCAGAATGGCTtcccggcggcgccaccggcggaGGAAGCACGGGTCCAAGAACAAGTGGAGAATAGgaccggcggtggtggccttACTCCTGCTAGTCTCCGTGGTGCAGCTGCTCTTCATCCTCTGGTTGTGCCGGAGGCTCCCGAATCAAAACTAG